A region of Mesorhizobium sp. AR02 DNA encodes the following proteins:
- the nthA gene encoding nitrile hydratase subunit alpha, protein MSHDHDHDNELDPFAARVRALETILTRKGLIDPAAIDVIVDTYETKIGPRNGARVVAKAWSDPAYADWLKHDATAAIESLSYTGRQGEHMQAVFNTGDTHNLVVCTLCSCYPWSVLGLPPVWYKAPPYRSRAVIDPRGVLEEFGLALPADTKIRVWDSTAELRYLVVPMRPDGTEGWSEERLAELVSRDAMIGTALAQEPE, encoded by the coding sequence ATGTCACATGATCATGACCACGACAACGAACTCGATCCGTTTGCCGCCCGCGTGCGGGCGCTGGAAACCATCCTGACCCGCAAGGGGCTGATCGATCCGGCGGCAATCGACGTCATCGTCGATACCTACGAGACCAAGATCGGCCCGCGCAACGGCGCCAGGGTGGTGGCCAAGGCTTGGAGCGATCCTGCCTATGCGGACTGGCTCAAGCACGATGCGACGGCGGCGATCGAATCGCTGAGCTATACCGGCCGCCAGGGCGAGCACATGCAGGCGGTGTTCAACACAGGGGATACCCACAACCTCGTCGTCTGCACGCTGTGCTCCTGCTATCCATGGTCGGTGCTCGGCCTGCCGCCGGTCTGGTACAAGGCGCCGCCCTATCGGTCGCGGGCGGTGATCGATCCGCGCGGCGTGCTCGAGGAATTCGGGCTGGCGCTGCCGGCCGATACAAAAATCCGCGTCTGGGATTCCACGGCGGAACTGCGCTATCTCGTCGTGCCGATGCGGCCGGACGGCACCGAAGGCTGGAGCGAGGAGCGACTGGCCGAGCTTGTAAGCCGCGATGCCATGATCGGCACGGCGCTGGCCCAAGAACCGGAATAA
- the nthB gene encoding nitrile hydratase subunit beta, protein MNGPQDLGGQMGFGSVAPEQDEPYFHAAWERRALGVTLCAGGMGAWNIDESRHARESLHPADYYSSSYYQIWIKALETLLKRHGFVSERDLEAGEAIDAAATPKRVLKAENVPAVLAKGGPCDRPMTEPARFKAGDSVRTKNFNPTGHTRLPRYARGKRGRIEAVHDGFVFPDSNAHGQGENPQWVYTVVFDGTEIWGEGADPTLTVSIDAWESYLEPA, encoded by the coding sequence GTGAACGGGCCGCAGGATCTCGGCGGACAGATGGGGTTCGGGTCGGTCGCGCCCGAACAGGATGAACCCTATTTCCACGCTGCCTGGGAGAGGCGGGCGCTCGGCGTGACGCTCTGCGCCGGTGGCATGGGCGCCTGGAATATCGATGAGAGCCGGCACGCGCGGGAATCACTGCATCCGGCCGACTATTATTCCTCCAGCTATTATCAGATCTGGATCAAGGCGCTGGAGACCCTGCTCAAGCGCCATGGTTTCGTCAGTGAGCGCGATCTCGAGGCCGGCGAGGCGATCGATGCGGCGGCGACCCCGAAACGGGTGCTGAAGGCGGAAAACGTCCCGGCCGTTCTGGCCAAGGGCGGTCCTTGCGACCGGCCGATGACGGAACCGGCGCGGTTCAAGGCCGGTGATTCCGTGCGGACCAAAAACTTCAACCCGACCGGCCATACAAGGCTGCCACGCTACGCGCGCGGCAAGCGGGGCAGGATCGAGGCAGTGCATGACGGCTTCGTCTTTCCCGACAGCAACGCGCATGGGCAAGGCGAGAACCCGCAATGGGTTTATACGGTGGTTTTCGACGGCACGGAGATCTGGGGCGAGGGCGCCGATCCGACGCTGACCGTGTCGATCGATGCCTGGGAGAGCTATCTTGAGCCGGCCTGA
- a CDS encoding nitrile hydratase accessory protein, whose amino-acid sequence MPGRAILSRPDGTAADLPASLDAPVFAEPWQAEAFAMTVALHDNGLFSWSEWADALSAEVKKPGAAADGHDYYEHWLAALEGLLASKGLAAKPDVDAMAQAWERAAHATPHGRPILLENDPEFQSA is encoded by the coding sequence ATGCCTGGGAGAGCTATCTTGAGCCGGCCTGACGGGACCGCCGCCGATTTGCCCGCGAGCCTCGATGCGCCTGTCTTCGCCGAGCCCTGGCAGGCCGAGGCGTTCGCCATGACGGTGGCGCTGCACGACAACGGTCTGTTCTCGTGGAGCGAGTGGGCGGATGCCCTGTCGGCGGAGGTGAAGAAGCCGGGTGCGGCAGCCGACGGTCATGACTATTACGAGCATTGGCTGGCGGCGCTGGAAGGGCTGCTTGCCTCAAAGGGGCTGGCCGCCAAGCCCGATGTCGATGCGATGGCGCAGGCCTGGGAGCGCGCCGCGCATGCCACGCCGCATGGCAGGCCGATCCTGCTCGAGAACGATCCGGAGTTCCAATCCGCCTGA
- a CDS encoding DMT family transporter: MYLSEILSIGAALCIATSGMLAGELVGRIDALTLTRLQTLAVTVATAIAATVLGGWAGLLPWQMGYLAASGVFGIFIASSAYISSIFALGPRLALLVFSLTSPFALIMGYVFLGETVGPLKLAGVALVIAGIVLAILFGRPAKVQPEGIFPTPPIETQVLPAKQMTLPVGLAFGLVAALGQAAGALVARPVMASGVNPFTAMAIRTGVSAVLFLLLALVPLRRVARRRRPSARTLGIGICGALIGTGMGMSLIMAALAGGKVGIVSTLSSLSPVLVLPMVWLRSGYRPPAPAWAGAVLAFAGTALIALG, translated from the coding sequence ATGTACCTGTCGGAAATTCTCTCGATCGGCGCGGCCCTGTGCATCGCCACGAGCGGCATGCTGGCCGGTGAACTGGTCGGCCGCATCGACGCCTTGACCCTGACCCGGCTGCAAACGCTCGCGGTGACTGTTGCGACTGCCATCGCGGCCACGGTGCTGGGCGGCTGGGCCGGGCTGCTGCCGTGGCAGATGGGTTATCTTGCCGCCTCCGGCGTGTTCGGGATATTCATTGCCTCATCGGCCTATATTTCGTCGATATTCGCACTCGGCCCGCGCCTGGCGTTGCTGGTGTTCTCGCTGACGTCTCCCTTTGCCCTGATCATGGGCTATGTTTTCCTGGGCGAGACGGTCGGTCCGCTCAAACTGGCTGGCGTGGCGCTGGTCATCGCCGGCATTGTGCTTGCCATCCTGTTCGGGCGCCCCGCCAAGGTTCAACCGGAAGGCATCTTCCCGACACCGCCCATCGAAACGCAGGTGCTGCCGGCAAAACAGATGACCTTGCCTGTTGGTCTCGCCTTTGGATTGGTAGCGGCCCTGGGGCAGGCGGCTGGCGCCCTGGTGGCGCGCCCGGTCATGGCATCGGGCGTCAATCCGTTCACGGCGATGGCGATCCGTACCGGTGTGTCGGCGGTTCTCTTCCTGTTACTGGCGCTGGTTCCCTTGCGCCGCGTTGCCAGGCGCCGCCGGCCGTCGGCGCGAACGCTGGGCATCGGCATTTGCGGCGCGTTGATCGGCACCGGCATGGGCATGTCGCTCATCATGGCCGCGCTGGCCGGCGGAAAGGTCGGCATCGTCTCGACATTGTCGTCCCTGTCGCCAGTGCTGGTGTTGCCGATGGTGTGGCTGCGCAGCGGCTACAGGCCGCCGGCACCGGCCTGGGCCGGGGCAGTGCTCGCCTTCGCCGGCACGGCCTTGATTGCGCTCGGCTGA
- a CDS encoding ATP-dependent DNA helicase, translated as MEFSPQQDEALQAVARWLQAGQPQLFRLFGYAGTGKTTLARYFADHVDGQVQFAAFTGKAAQVLRSKGAVNARTIHSLIYRPKGEESVEDEVTGKTSMSPTFSLNRQSPISRAKLVVIDECSMVDEQLGRDLMSFGTPILVLGDPGQLPPISGGGFFTDHEPDFLLTEIHRQARDNPILRLALDVREGREFMRGDYGTAQVIGKEDVTQELVLKADQVLVGTNRTRRRYNQRLRELKGFNADYPQAGDKLVCLRNDPAKGLLNGSLWKVMTSSRETVKPGINLLVSPEEDDPDRGVAKIKLLKAAFEDPDADIPWQQKKRFDDFDYGYALTVHKAQGSQWNEIVLFDESWAFKETRQRWLYTAITRAAERLTIVR; from the coding sequence ATGGAATTCTCTCCCCAACAGGACGAGGCGCTGCAAGCGGTCGCCCGCTGGCTGCAGGCCGGCCAGCCGCAGCTGTTCCGGCTGTTCGGCTATGCCGGCACCGGCAAGACGACGCTGGCGCGCTATTTTGCCGACCATGTCGACGGTCAGGTGCAGTTCGCCGCCTTCACCGGCAAGGCAGCACAAGTGCTGCGCTCCAAGGGGGCGGTCAATGCCCGCACCATCCATTCGCTGATCTACAGGCCCAAGGGCGAGGAATCGGTCGAGGACGAGGTGACCGGCAAGACTTCGATGTCGCCGACCTTTTCGCTCAACCGGCAGAGCCCGATCTCGCGTGCGAAACTGGTCGTTATCGACGAATGCTCGATGGTCGATGAGCAGCTCGGCCGCGACCTGATGAGTTTCGGCACGCCGATCCTGGTGCTGGGCGATCCCGGCCAGTTGCCGCCAATTTCGGGCGGCGGCTTCTTCACCGATCACGAACCAGATTTCCTGCTCACTGAAATCCACCGGCAGGCACGTGACAATCCGATCCTGCGGCTGGCGCTCGATGTGCGCGAAGGCCGCGAATTCATGCGCGGCGACTATGGCACGGCGCAGGTGATCGGCAAGGAAGACGTCACCCAGGAGCTGGTGCTGAAGGCGGATCAGGTGCTGGTCGGCACCAACCGCACGCGCCGCCGCTACAACCAGCGCCTGCGCGAGCTCAAAGGCTTCAACGCCGACTATCCGCAGGCCGGTGACAAGCTCGTCTGTCTGCGCAACGATCCAGCCAAGGGACTGCTCAACGGCTCGCTGTGGAAAGTGATGACCTCGTCGCGCGAGACGGTGAAGCCCGGCATCAATCTTCTGGTATCGCCGGAAGAGGACGATCCGGACCGCGGCGTCGCCAAGATCAAGCTGCTCAAGGCGGCGTTCGAGGATCCGGATGCCGATATCCCGTGGCAGCAGAAGAAGCGCTTCGACGATTTCGACTATGGCTATGCGTTGACCGTGCACAAGGCGCAGGGTTCGCAGTGGAACGAGATCGTGCTGTTCGACGAAAGCTGGGCCTTCAAGGAAACCCGCCAGCGCTGGCTCTATACCGCGATCACGCGGGCCGCTGAACGGCTGACGATCGTCAGATAA
- a CDS encoding STAS/SEC14 domain-containing protein has product MNFLQSVPAIRRIDTGRDDLFAIDVVGHVSAADAENLFGLLEAAYALHQRIDVAVRMVDHDGVDWADISDETLKQGAVHALEHIGRCAAIGSPDWTPDARHALPASSPIEFRHFKATDEAEAWKWLGVQPLGTP; this is encoded by the coding sequence GTGAATTTCCTGCAATCCGTGCCGGCGATCCGTCGCATCGACACCGGTCGCGACGACCTGTTCGCCATCGATGTGGTCGGCCATGTCTCGGCGGCCGATGCCGAAAACCTGTTCGGCCTGCTGGAGGCGGCCTACGCGCTCCACCAGCGAATCGACGTGGCCGTGCGCATGGTCGATCACGATGGCGTCGACTGGGCCGACATCTCCGACGAAACCCTCAAACAGGGTGCCGTCCACGCACTGGAGCATATAGGCCGTTGCGCGGCGATCGGCTCGCCGGACTGGACGCCGGACGCACGGCACGCTTTGCCTGCGTCGTCGCCCATCGAATTCAGGCATTTCAAGGCCACGGATGAAGCCGAGGCCTGGAAATGGCTCGGTGTCCAGCCGCTTGGCACGCCATGA
- a CDS encoding pyridoxine 5'-phosphate synthase — protein sequence MPAKLSVNLNAIAMLRNRRDLPWPSVIGVGRLALAAGAHGLTVHPRPDERHTRHSDLPQIRALIDDEFPQAEFNIEGYPSEDFLALVEKHQPEQVTLVPDDPAQATSDHGWNFVADAAFLTPIVKRLKKGGFRVSLFSDADPAGMTAARDTGADRIELYTGPYGSYHSDPAKAAKELERLGKTADAAFAAGLQVNAGHDLTVGNLPALAKRIPALAEVSIGHGLTADALEYGMAGTVGRFLRACGW from the coding sequence ATGCCCGCAAAGCTTTCCGTCAACCTCAACGCCATCGCCATGCTGCGCAACCGCCGCGACCTGCCCTGGCCCAGCGTGATCGGTGTCGGCCGGCTTGCCCTTGCCGCCGGAGCGCATGGGCTGACTGTCCACCCGCGTCCCGACGAGCGTCACACAAGGCATTCCGACTTGCCGCAGATCAGGGCGCTGATCGACGATGAGTTCCCGCAGGCAGAGTTCAACATCGAGGGTTACCCAAGCGAGGATTTCCTGGCGCTTGTGGAAAAGCATCAGCCCGAACAGGTGACGCTGGTTCCCGATGATCCGGCACAGGCAACCTCCGACCATGGCTGGAACTTCGTCGCCGATGCGGCGTTCCTGACACCGATCGTCAAACGTCTGAAGAAGGGCGGTTTCAGGGTGTCGCTGTTTTCCGATGCCGATCCCGCCGGCATGACGGCCGCGCGCGATACGGGGGCCGACCGGATCGAACTCTATACCGGCCCTTATGGCAGCTACCATTCCGATCCCGCAAAGGCGGCCAAGGAGCTGGAAAGATTGGGGAAAACAGCCGATGCGGCATTTGCCGCCGGCCTCCAGGTCAATGCCGGGCACGATCTGACGGTGGGCAATCTGCCCGCCCTGGCGAAGCGCATCCCGGCATTGGCCGAAGTGTCAATCGGACATGGGTTGACAGCCGACGCGTTGGAGTATGGCATGGCCGGCACGGTGGGTCGGTTTCTCAGAGCCTGCGGCTGGTAG
- a CDS encoding potassium transporter Kup, whose translation MDLASRGSEAETVEPSSHSGAEQHSTKVLMLGALGVVYGDIGTSPIYAFREALHASPGIATRAHVLGVLSLIVWALTIIVTIKYVAFVLRADNKGEGGTLSLMSLARSAYPKGARLILAIGLCGAALFFGDSIITPAISVLSAVEGLRVVTPTLDAYVVPITLLILAILFSVQRFGTGKVAAVFGPVTALWFLAIGAAGLYHLMDDPSILLAINPYHAVAYLVSTPTAAFVTVGAVFLAVTGAEALYVDLGHFGRKPIVLAWFSVVFPCLLLNYFGQGAFVLANDGRPTNPFFQMLPDWALMPMVGLATAATVIASQAVISGAFSLTRQAVQLNLLPRIEVQHTSEMQHGQIYMPRVNLLIALGVMLLVVGFGSSSSLASAYGISVTGEMLMTTILLFVVMRKLWKWTLAVALPLTLLFGIIDSGFFLANIVKIFEGGWVSITVACLMGLIMWTWICGTRYLFDKTRRNEIPLDFLAANLLKKKPHLVSGTAVFLTSDPLSAPTALMHSLKHYKVLHEQNVILSVVTAPQPVVPDSDRVKMETVNELFMRVTLTFGYMEQPNIPRALAICRKQGWKFDIMTTSFFLSRRSLKASPNSGMPVWQDRLFIGLARTAADATEYFQIPTGRVVEIGTQVAI comes from the coding sequence ATGGACCTTGCCAGTCGCGGTAGCGAGGCCGAAACCGTCGAGCCATCGAGCCATTCCGGGGCCGAACAGCACAGCACCAAGGTTCTGATGCTGGGTGCGCTCGGCGTCGTCTATGGCGATATCGGCACCAGTCCGATCTACGCCTTCCGTGAGGCGCTTCACGCTTCGCCCGGTATCGCTACGCGCGCTCACGTGCTTGGCGTGCTGTCGCTGATCGTCTGGGCGCTGACGATCATCGTGACCATAAAATATGTCGCCTTCGTGCTTCGGGCCGACAACAAGGGCGAAGGCGGCACGTTGTCGCTGATGTCGCTGGCGCGCAGCGCCTATCCCAAAGGCGCGCGACTCATCCTGGCGATCGGCCTTTGCGGCGCGGCGTTGTTTTTCGGCGATTCGATCATAACGCCGGCCATCTCCGTGCTGTCGGCGGTCGAAGGCCTGAGGGTGGTGACGCCGACACTGGACGCTTACGTCGTGCCGATCACGCTGCTCATCCTGGCCATCCTGTTCTCAGTGCAACGCTTCGGCACGGGAAAGGTGGCTGCGGTCTTCGGGCCGGTGACCGCGCTGTGGTTCCTGGCCATCGGCGCAGCGGGGCTTTATCACCTGATGGACGATCCATCGATCCTGCTGGCTATCAATCCGTATCACGCGGTCGCTTATCTCGTCAGCACACCCACGGCCGCCTTTGTCACTGTCGGCGCGGTGTTCCTGGCTGTCACTGGTGCCGAGGCGCTTTATGTCGATCTTGGCCATTTTGGACGCAAGCCCATCGTGTTGGCTTGGTTTTCCGTGGTTTTCCCCTGCCTGCTGCTCAACTATTTCGGGCAGGGTGCCTTTGTGCTGGCCAATGACGGGAGGCCGACCAATCCATTCTTCCAGATGCTGCCTGACTGGGCGCTGATGCCGATGGTGGGACTGGCGACGGCCGCGACCGTCATCGCCAGCCAGGCAGTCATCTCTGGTGCTTTTTCGCTGACCCGCCAGGCGGTGCAGCTCAACCTTCTGCCACGCATCGAGGTTCAGCATACGTCCGAGATGCAACACGGCCAGATCTACATGCCCCGCGTCAACCTGCTCATCGCCCTGGGGGTGATGCTGCTGGTCGTCGGTTTCGGCAGCTCGAGTTCGCTGGCTTCCGCCTATGGCATCTCGGTGACCGGCGAAATGCTGATGACGACGATCCTGCTGTTCGTTGTCATGCGCAAGCTGTGGAAATGGACACTCGCGGTCGCCCTGCCGCTGACCTTGCTGTTCGGTATCATCGACAGCGGCTTCTTCCTGGCAAACATCGTGAAGATCTTCGAAGGCGGCTGGGTATCGATCACGGTTGCCTGCCTGATGGGGCTGATCATGTGGACCTGGATATGCGGCACGCGCTATCTGTTCGACAAAACCCGCCGCAACGAGATCCCGCTCGATTTCCTCGCCGCCAATCTCTTGAAGAAGAAGCCGCACCTGGTGTCGGGCACCGCGGTGTTCCTGACCAGCGATCCGCTCAGCGCGCCGACAGCACTCATGCACAGCCTGAAGCATTACAAAGTGCTGCATGAGCAGAACGTCATTCTTTCGGTGGTGACGGCGCCGCAGCCGGTGGTGCCGGACAGCGACCGGGTCAAGATGGAGACGGTCAACGAGCTGTTCATGCGGGTGACGCTGACCTTCGGCTACATGGAACAGCCCAACATTCCGCGCGCGCTGGCGATCTGTCGCAAGCAGGGCTGGAAGTTCGACATCATGACGACGTCGTTCTTCCTGTCGCGGCGCTCGCTCAAGGCCTCGCCCAATTCCGGCATGCCGGTGTGGCAGGACCGGCTGTTCATCGGCCTGGCGCGCACCGCGGCCGATGCGACCGAATATTTCCAGATCCCGACCGGACGTGTCGTGGAAATCGGCACGCAAGTTGCTATCTAA
- a CDS encoding potassium transporter Kup: MALANAGSEAEPVEQSSHPEIEQHSTKVLMLGALGVVYGDIGTSPIYAFREALVASSHGTVADRGDILGVLSLIIWSLTITVTIKYIMFVLRADNRGEGGVLSLMALARGSFPKRSAVILGIGIVGASLFFGDAVITPAISVLSAVEGMNVVTPAFQPYVVPLTLVILAMVFAVQRFGTGGVGLVFGPVTAVWFLAIGLSGLKHIINDPEILLAISPHYIVAFLIHSPDVAFVTVGAVFLAVTGAEALYADLGHFGRKPIVLAWLAIVFPCLLLNYAGQGAFVLAKNGIVGHPFFEMNEGWALIPMVVLATAATVIASQAVISGAFSLTRQAVQLNMLPRLEILHTSERQSGQIYMPRVNLLLALVVMMLVVGFGESSKLASAYGISVTGNMLVTTVLLYVVMTRIWKWKLRVAIPLTALFAFIDVGFFASNIVKVFEGGWASLAVAFTIVLGMWTWVRGSRYLFEKTRRNEIPLDFLAGNLLKKKPQLVSGTAVFLTSDPLSAPTALMHSLKHYKVLHEQNVILSVVTAPQPVVPDSERVKMETVNELFMRVTLTFGYMEQPNIPRALAICRKQGWKFDIMTTSFFLSRRSLKASPNSGMPVWQDKLFIGLARTAADATEYFQIPTGRVVEIGTQVAI; the protein is encoded by the coding sequence ATGGCCCTTGCCAATGCTGGTAGTGAGGCAGAACCCGTCGAACAGTCGAGCCATCCGGAGATCGAACAGCATAGCACCAAGGTGCTGATGCTGGGCGCGCTCGGCGTGGTCTATGGCGATATCGGCACCAGCCCGATCTATGCCTTTCGCGAAGCGCTGGTGGCGTCGTCCCACGGCACCGTTGCTGATCGCGGCGATATTCTCGGTGTGCTGTCGCTGATCATCTGGTCGCTGACGATTACGGTTACGATAAAATACATCATGTTCGTGCTGCGCGCCGACAACCGCGGCGAGGGCGGCGTGCTGTCGCTGATGGCGCTGGCACGCGGCAGTTTCCCGAAGCGCTCGGCGGTGATTCTGGGTATCGGTATCGTCGGCGCCTCGCTGTTTTTCGGCGATGCGGTCATCACACCGGCGATTTCGGTGCTTTCGGCGGTCGAGGGCATGAACGTCGTTACGCCTGCTTTCCAGCCTTATGTGGTGCCGCTGACCCTGGTCATCCTCGCCATGGTGTTCGCGGTGCAGCGCTTTGGCACGGGCGGGGTGGGATTGGTGTTCGGCCCGGTGACCGCGGTCTGGTTCCTGGCCATCGGCCTTTCCGGCCTGAAACATATCATCAACGATCCGGAAATCCTGCTGGCGATCAGCCCGCACTATATCGTCGCCTTCCTGATCCATTCGCCGGACGTGGCCTTCGTCACGGTCGGCGCTGTCTTCCTGGCCGTAACCGGTGCGGAAGCGCTCTATGCCGATCTCGGTCATTTCGGCCGCAAGCCGATCGTACTTGCCTGGCTGGCGATCGTTTTTCCCTGCCTGCTGCTCAATTATGCCGGGCAGGGCGCCTTCGTGCTGGCCAAGAATGGCATCGTCGGCCATCCGTTCTTCGAGATGAACGAGGGTTGGGCGCTGATCCCGATGGTCGTGCTGGCGACCGCCGCGACGGTCATCGCCAGCCAGGCGGTGATTTCGGGTGCCTTCTCGCTGACCAGGCAGGCGGTGCAGCTCAACATGCTGCCGCGGCTCGAAATCCTGCATACGTCGGAAAGACAGTCCGGCCAGATCTACATGCCGCGTGTCAACCTGTTGCTGGCGCTGGTGGTGATGATGCTGGTGGTCGGCTTTGGCGAGTCCAGCAAGCTCGCCTCGGCCTACGGCATCTCGGTGACCGGCAACATGCTGGTGACGACGGTGCTGCTCTATGTCGTGATGACCCGCATCTGGAAATGGAAGCTGAGGGTGGCGATCCCACTGACCGCACTGTTTGCCTTCATCGACGTCGGCTTCTTTGCGTCCAACATCGTCAAGGTGTTCGAAGGTGGCTGGGCTTCGCTTGCTGTGGCCTTCACGATCGTGCTGGGCATGTGGACCTGGGTGCGTGGCAGCCGCTATCTGTTCGAAAAGACCCGTCGCAACGAGATCCCGCTCGATTTCCTCGCCGGCAATCTGCTGAAGAAAAAGCCGCAGCTGGTGTCTGGCACTGCTGTCTTTCTAACAAGCGACCCCTTGAGCGCCCCAACCGCGCTGATGCACAGCCTGAAGCACTACAAGGTGCTGCATGAGCAGAACGTCATCCTTTCGGTGGTGACCGCGCCGCAGCCGGTGGTGCCCGACAGCGAACGGGTCAAGATGGAGACGGTCAACGAGCTGTTCATGCGGGTGACGCTGACCTTCGGCTACATGGAACAGCCCAACATTCCGCGTGCGCTGGCAATCTGCCGCAAGCAGGGCTGGAAGTTCGACATCATGACGACGTCGTTCTTCCTGTCGCGGCGCTCGCTCAAGGCCTCGCCGAATTCGGGCATGCCGGTGTGGCAGGACAAGCTGTTCATCGGCCTGGCACGCACGGCGGCGGACGCGACCGAATATTTCCAGATTCCGACCGGACGTGTGGTAGAAATCGGCACTCAGGTGGCGATCTGA